From one Neovison vison isolate M4711 chromosome 1, ASM_NN_V1, whole genome shotgun sequence genomic stretch:
- the CDSN gene encoding corneodesmosin has product MGSSQAPQMGRVGGRGMMALLLAALLLPGALAKSIGTFSDPCKGARITSPGDPCFTGKSGSSSFSGHSSSSSSSSSISSSSGSSSGSSGGPSGSGGSSGGASVSSVAQGGSSGSALFKPGTGYSQISYSSGSSSSQSGSSSSQYGSSSSQPGSGSALPVSDGSSRLGSSQSGGGSSSSVSQSSWISSSNGQRVNSNLHPCNSDVSDSPCSGGPIVSHSGSYISSSHSVSGGQRPVVVVVEQHGSGGPGGVQGAPCNSGGLPGKPCPPITSVDKSYGSYEVVGGSSDSYLVPGMTYSGGKIYPVGYFTKDNPVKGSPGVPSFAAGPPISEGKYFSSNPIIPSHSSSSSNVYQSGSSSAIVFQPVGSGGVQPCAVGSKGPCSLSSSGAHSSSSISSSSSFHPCGGVSQGPCSPPGPGSFSSTSSSQGSGKIILQPCGSKSSSSGHPCISVSSSTLSGGPDGSPQPDPSAGAKPCGPSSSGKLPCRSIRDILAQVKPLGPQLADPEVFLPQGESLDSP; this is encoded by the coding sequence GGGCCTTGGCTAAGAGCATCGGGACCTTCTCAGACCCCTGCAAGGGTGCACGTATCACCTCCCCCGGCGACCCCTGTTTCACTGGGAAGAGTGGTTCCAGTAGCTTCAGTGGCCACAGTAGCTCTAGCAGTTCCAGCAGCTCCATTTCCAGTTCCAGTGGCTCCAGCAGTGGCTCTTCTGGTGGCCCCAGTGGTTCTGGTGGCTCCAGTGGTGGCGCCAGTGTCTCCAGTGTCGCCCAGGGTGGTTCTTCAGGATCTGCGTTATTTAAGCCAGGAACAGGGTATTCCCAGATCAGCTACTCCTCCGGATCCAGCAGCTCCCAGTCAGGAAGCAGCAGCTCCCAATATGGAAGCAGCAGTTCCCAACCAGGATCTGGCTCGGCTCTACCAGTCAGTGATGGTTCTTCCCGCTTAGGATCTTCCCAGTCTGGAGGCGGCTCAAGCTCATCTGTTTCCCAAAGCTCTTGGATAtccagcagcaatggccaaaggGTCAACTCTAATTTACACCCCTGTAATTCAGATGTCTCTGACTCTCCCTGCAGTGGGGGGCCTATTGTCTCCCACTCTGGCTCCTACATCTCCAGCTCCCACTCTGTGTCAGGAGGTCAAAggccagtggtggtggtggtggaacaGCACGGCTCTGGTGGCCCTGGAGGGGTCCAGGGTGCCCCCTGCAACAGTGGTGGCCTTCCAGGAAAGCCCTGCCCCCCAATCACCTCTGTAGACAAGTCTTACGGTAGCTATGAAGTGGTGGGTGGCTCTTCTGACAGTTATTTGGTCCCAGGCATGACCTACAGTGGGGGCAAAATCTACCCTGTGGGCTACTTCACCAAAGATAACCCCGTCAAAGGCTCTCCAGGTGTCCCTTCCTTTGCAGCTGGGCCCCCCATCTCTGAGGGCAAATACTTCTCCAGCAATCCCATCATCCCCAGCCACAGCTCTTCTAGTTCCAATGTCTACCAGTCGGGATCTTCCTCAGCCATTGTGTTCCAGCCAGTGGGCTCTGGTGGGGTCCAGCCCTGTGCAGTTGGCTCTAAGGGGCCCTGCTCCCTCTCGAGCTCTGGAGCCCACAGCAGTTCTAGCATTTCCAGTAGTTCATCCTTCCATCCCTGTGGTGGTGTTTCAcaggggccctgctccccacctgGCCCTGGCTCCTTCAGCAGCACCTCCAGCTCCCAAGGCAGTGGTAAAATCATCCTTCAGCCCTGTGGCAGCAAATCCAGCTCTTCTGGTCACCCTTgcatttctgtttcctcctctacaTTGAGTGGGGGTCCCGATGGCTCTCCCCAACCTGATCCTTCAGCTGGTGCCAAGCCCTGTGGTCCCAGCAGCTCTGGAAAGCTCCCCTGCCGCTCCATCCGGGACATCTTGGCCCAAGTGAAGCCTCTGGGGCCCCAGCTAGCTGACCCTGAAGTTTTCCTACCCCAGGGAGAGTCACTTGACAGTCCATAA
- the C1H6orf15 gene encoding uncharacterized protein C6orf15 homolog, whose product MLEMSKMQGCTVGSRVPLSLILLICLHIPGFFARSIAAVEEKVLQHLGTNLHLLEQPSLPSHSNSELPQPKPDPGPNDLTRVPLKYNASPLAGFQAAGGSGVQRWPPTGGLPSMDSWSSEDPWQIMAAATEDHVREALPEKWSYLSGAVALPLGSIPLPAAPSARSTGPIPKASHLYQDSKSRRWLHSNVLGAQREILVQHPLNRIRQPFLPGHPWGTLNPGVSWGGGGPGTGWGTRPIPQPVGIWGINNQYPSTSWGDINRFPGGSWGNINRYPGTSWGDINLYPGGNWGNIHLHPGINNQFPPRVLRPTGSSWNIPAGFPSPPNPGLQWG is encoded by the exons atgttAGAGATGAGCAAGATGCAGGGCTGCACGGTCGGGAGCAGGGTTCCTCTGAGCCTGATTCTTCTGATCTGTCTTCATATTCCAG gcTTTTTTGCCCGAAGTATTGCTGCAGTGGAGGAGAAAGTTCTCCAACACTTGGGAACCAACTTGCATCTGCTTgaacaaccttccttgcccagCCACTCCAACTCTGAACTTCCTCAGCCCAAACCAGACCCTGGGCCAAATGATTTAACAAGGGTTCCTTTGAAGTACAATGCTTCTCCATTAGCTGGCTTCCAAGCTGCAGGTGGTTCTGGGGTTCAGAGATGGCCCCCAACTGGGGGGCTACCCTCCATGGATTCCTGGTCCTCTGAAGATCCTTGGCAGATAATGGCTGCTGCCACTGAGGACCACGTGAGGGAAGCGCTGCCTGAAAAATGGTCTTACCTTTCTGGTGCTGTTGCCCTCCCTCTAGGCAGCATTCCTTTGCCCGCAGCACCCTCTGCACGCTCCACAGGCCCCATACCCAAGGCTTCACACCTCTACCAGGATTCCAAGTCTAGACGGTGGCTTCATTCTAATGTGCTAGGAGCCCAGAGAGAAATCCTTGTTCAACATCCTCTTAACAGGATTCGACAGCCATTTCTCCCTGGGCACCCCTGGGGAACCTTGAATCCAGGAGTGTCCTGGGGAGGTGGAGGTCCTGGAACTGGATGGGGAACAAGGCCCATACCACAGCCTGTGGGAATCTGGGGTATCAATAATCAATACCCAAGTACTAGCTGGGGAGATATTAACCGGTTTCCCGGAGGCAGCTGGGGGAATATTAACCGGTATCCAGGTACCAGCTGGGGGGATATTAACCTATATCCAGGAGGCAACTGGGGGAATATCCACCTACACCCAGGTATTAATAATCAGTTTCCTCCCAGAGTTCTCCGTCCTACTGGCTCTTCTTGGAACATTCCAGCTGGCTTTCCCAGTCCCCCAAACCCTGGGTTACAGTGGGGTTAG